One genomic segment of Stigmatopora argus isolate UIUO_Sarg chromosome 1, RoL_Sarg_1.0, whole genome shotgun sequence includes these proteins:
- the kif1b gene encoding kinesin-like protein KIF1B isoform X15 yields MSGASVKVAVRVRPFNSRETSKDSKCIIQMQGNSTTILNPKAPKEPAKNFSFDYSYWSHTTPQDPCFAAQNQVYNDIGKEMLQHAFEGYNVCIFAYGQTGAGKSYTMMGKQEEGQEGIIPMLCEDLFEKINAHNNKEELSYSVEVSYMEIYCERVRDLLNPKNKGNLRVREHPLLGPYVEDLSKLAVTSYTDIADLMDAGNKARTVAATNMNETSSRSHAVFTIVFTQKKHDSETDLSTEKVSKISLVDLAGSERADSTGATGTRLKEGANINKSLTTLGKVISALAEVDNSTSKSKKKKKSDFIPYRDSVLTWLLRENLGGNSRTAMVAALSPADINYDETLSTLRYADRAKNIKCNAVINEDPNNKLVRDLKDEVARLKELLRAQGLGDILDTPIGSLTTSPSSGSLSSQGALQSVTSIQERIMSTPGGEEAIERLKESEKIIAELNETWEEKLRKTEAIRMEREALLAEMGVAIREDGGTLGVFSPKKTPHLVNLNEDPLMSECLLYYIKDGVTRVGQADAERRQDIVLSGAHIKEEHCIFRSERNANGNVIVMLVPCEGSETYVNGKRVEDSIQLRSGNRIIMGKNHVFRFNHPEQARAEREKTPSAETPVEPVDWTFAQRELLEKQGIDMKQEMEKRLTEMEILYKKEKEEADQLLEQQRLVYESKLQELQKQVETRSQVAETPDEEELEEEEEEGEVPWTEHEFNLAQWAFRKWRFHQFTSLRDQLWGNAVYLKEANAISVELKKKVQFQFVLLTDTLYSPLPPELLPPEPEKERDSRPFPRTVVAVEVQDLKNGATHYWSLEKLKQRLDQMREMYDRAGEMASTHQEDGGEGTLTGNDPFYDRFHWFKLVGSSPIFNGCVNEHLTERTPSPTFSTTDSEITELADERQSETSDLMDDEAFVDDTSSDAGTEEGSDIFSDGQDPFYDRSPWFILVGRAFVYLSNLLYPVPLVHRVAIVTEKGDVRGFLRVGVQAIAADEEAPDYGSGVRQSGTAKISFDDDYFKKNDFPSTAMTHSGLSLEELRIVEGQGQSSEVNTPLEELNRINDMELKLGKIPESKLPCGDMLPGQLEIGSTFTFRVTVLQTTGVPPEYADIFCQFNFLHRHDEAFSTEPLKNTGKGTPLGFYHVQNISVEVTESFIEYIKTKPIVFEVFGHYQTHPLHLHGQDLISPPTTSRKYYPIPMPLSRPDHTRKIELLRYLMSSYVHGKVLDTLSEHANALASSAVASLEDEADQLSHFPFLSVLHDPVFVVPRHHVPATKLNTITKSNLGQCVSKYDLLVWFEISELEPTGEYIPAIVDHSAAMPCHGTYLLHQGIQRRITVTLIHEKGSELHWKDVRELVVGRIRSKAEVDERAADAVLSLNIISAKNIKSSHNSNRLSIDKDIDRTFYRFEAVWDSSLHNSLLLNRVTPYGEKIYMTLSAYLELDHCIQPAIITKDICMVFYSRDAKISPPRSLRNLFGSGYSKTPDCNRVTGIYELSLCKMSDSGSPGMQRRRRKVLDTSVAYVRGEENLAGWRPRGDSLILEHQWELEKMEQLHEVEKTRHLLLLRDKLGETSPVGSAPTTKSLSEFLSPSLSSGTLSTSTSISSQISSTTFESAITPSESSGYDSADIESLVDREKELATKCLHLLTHTFNNEYNQLVNSISDCKLSDISPIGRDLSMTSFSSATLTPSSTCPSLSDSRCGSVEQKTPENCSRASSPSCSDYENFPMVPSLEVSYLARAGKNEFLNLVPDIEEMRPGSVVSKKGFLSFMEPRSNSWVKHFVVVRRPYVFIYNTDKDPVERGVLNLSTAQVEYSEDQQAMLKTPNTFAVCTKHRGILLQANNEKDMNDWLYAFNPLLAGTIRSKLARRRSGLIKN; encoded by the exons CTATTCTTAACCCTAAAGCTCCAAAAGAACCAGCAAAGAACTTCAGTTTTGATTACTCCTACTGGTCCCACACGACA CCGCAAGACCCCTGCTTTGCCGCACAGAACCAAGTGTACAATGACATTGGCAAGGAAATGCTGCAGCATGCCTTTGAGGGGtacaatgtgtgcatttttgcaTATGGCCAGACTGGAGCTGGCAAATCCTACACCATGATGGGCAAACAGGAGGAGGGCCAAGAAGGAATTATTCCCATG CTCTGTGAAGATCTATTTGAGAAAATCAATGCACATAATAACAAAGAGGAGCTCTCCTATTCTGTAGAG GTCAGCTACATGGAAATCTATTGTGAGCGAGTGAGAGATCTGCTCAATCCCAAGAACAAAGGGAATCTCCGAGTGAGAGAACATCCACTTTTGGGCCCTTATGTGGAGGACCTTTCCAAGCTTGCCGTTACGTCTTACACAGACATTGCTGACTTAATGGATGCTGGCAATAAGGCCAG AACTGTGGCTGCCACCAATATGAATGAGACCAGCAGCAGGTCACATGCAGTTTTTAccattgttttcacacagaaAAAACACGACAGCGAGACAGACCTTTCTACTGAAAAG GTCAGCAAAATTAGTCTTGTGGACTTGGCAGGAAGTGAACGAGCAGATTCCACTGGTGCTACAGGCACCAGGCTGAAG GAAGGCGCAAACATTAACAAGTCCCTGACTACGTTAGGAAAGGTCATATCTGCCCTTGCTGAAGTG GATAACTCGACCAGCAAG agcaaaaagaagaagaagtcaGACTTCATTCCATACAGGGACTCCGTTTTGACATGGCTCCTAAGGGAAAATCTCG gtGGAAACTCCAGAACCGCAATGGTTGCTGCACTCAGTCCTGCTGATATCAATTATGATGAAACGCTGAGTACACTGCG CTATGCCGATCGCGCAAAGAACATCAAATGCAATGCTGTTATTAATGAGGATCCCAACAATAAACTGGTGCGTGATCTGAAGGATGAAGTTGCTCGACTGAAGGAGCTGCTGCGTGCACAAGGACTGGGAGATATCTTGGACA CCCCTATCGGTTCCCTGACAACCTCCCCATCCTCTGGCTCACTGAGCAGCCAGGGGGCCCTCCAGTCGGTTACCAGCATCCAGGAGCGCATCATGTCCACTCCTGGTGGAGAGGAAGCTATTGAAAGGCTCAAG GAATCTGAAAAGATCATTGCTGAGCTCAATGAAACCTGGGAAGAGAAGCTTCGGAAGACCGAGGCAATCCGAATGGAGAG GGAAGCATTACTTGCAGAAATGGGCGTGGCAATCCGAGAAGATGGAGGCACTTTGGGggttttttctcctaaaaag ACTCCTCACCTGGTTAACTTGAACGAGGATCCCCTCATGTCTGAGTGCCTGCTGTATTACATCAAGGACGGAGTTACAAG GGTCGGACAGGCTGATGCTGAAAGACGGCAGGATATTGTCTTGAGTGGTGCTCATATCAAGGAGGAGCACTGTATTTTCCGTAGCGAGAGGAACGCCAATGGCAATG TGATCGTCATGCTTGTCCCCTGTGAGGGATCAGAGACCTACGTCAATGGCAAGCGTGTTGAGGACTCAATCCAACTGCGTTCAG GAAACCGTATTATTATGGGAAAAAATCACGTGTTCCGCTTTAACCACCCTGAGCAAGCCAGGGCAGAAAGGGAAAAAACGCCATCGGCCGAGACCCCCGTTGAACCGGTAGACTGGACCTTTGCTCAGAGGGAGTTGCTGGAGAAACAAGGCATAGATATGAAACAGGAAATGGAGAAAAG GCTAACTGAGATGGAAATCCTTTATAAGAAGGAGAAGGAAGAAGCCGACCAACTTCTTGAACAGCAGAGGCTG GTTTATGAGAGCAAACTGCAGGAACTTCAGAAACAGGTTGAGACGCGTTCACAGGTTGCCGAAACGCCTGATGAGGAAGAgctagaggaggaggaggaggaaggggaaG TGCCGTGGACTGAGCACGAGTTCAACCTCGCTCAATGGGCCTTCAGGAAGTGGCGATTCCACCAGTTCACATCGCTCCGGGACCAGCTTTGGGGAAACGCCGTCTACCTGAAGGAGGCTAATGCTATCAGTGTGGAACTTAAAAAGAAA GTACAGTTCCAGTTTGTCTTATTGACGGACACACTGTATTCGCCACTGCCCCCCGAGCTCTTACCACCGGAACCTGAAAAAGAACGCGATTCCAGGCCATTTCCTCGCACCGTGGTGGCCGTTGAGGTCCAAGACCTAAAGAATGGAGCCACACACTACTGGTCCCTGGAGAAACTCAA gcagCGTCTGGACCAGATGCGTGAGATGTATGACCGTGCAGGAGAAATGGCTTCAACGCATCAAGAGGATGGCGGAGAAGGCACtttgacaggaaatgaccccTTCTATGATCGCTTCCATTGGTTCAAGCTTGTAGGGAG CTCCCCTATCTTCAACGGTTGCGTAAACGAGCATCTGACCGAACGCACGCCTTCGCCCACCTTCTCCACCACCGACTCTGAGATCACCGAGTTGGCGGACGAGCGGCAGAGCGAGACGTCTGACTTGATGGACGACGAGGCCTTCGTGGATGATACCAGCTCAGACGCCGGCACGGAGGAGGGCTCGGATATCTTCAGCGATGGCCAGGACCCCTTCTATGACCGCTCCCCCTGGTTCATCCTGGTGGGAAG AGCTTTCGTGTACCTGAGCAACCTGCTATACCCTGTTCCATTGGTTCATCGTGTTGCCATAGTAACAGAGAAAGGTGACGTGCGAGGATTCTTGCGTGTGGGGGTTCAAGCCATAGCTG CTGATGAGGAAGCCCCTGACTATGGGTCTGGGGTGCGACAGTCTGGAACCGCCAAGATCTCCTTTGATGATGACTACTTTAAGAAA AATGATTTCCCATCCACAGCAATGACCCACTCTGGCTTATCGTTAGAAGAGTTACGTATTGTGGAGGGTCAGGGTCAGAGTTCAGAGGTCAACACCCCATTAGAGGAGCTCAACAGAATTAATGACATGG AACTCAAATTGGGAAAAATTCCAGAGAGTAAGCTTCCTTGTGGCGACATGCTACCAGGCCAGCTGGAGATAGGCAGCACCTTCACCTTCCGCGTGACCGTACTCCAGACCACTGGTGTTCCGCCTGAATATGCGGATATCTTCTGCCAGTTCAA TTTCTTGCATCGTCATGATGAAGCGTTTTCCACGGAGCCCTTGAAAAACACTGGCAAAGGCACACCGTTGGGATTTTATCATGTCCAAAAC ATTTCAGTGGAGGTGACCGAGTCCTTTATCGAATACATAAAGACCAAACCCATCGTGTTCGAAGTGTTCGGCCACTACCAGACACACCCGTTGCATCTTCATGGCCAGGACCTCATCAG TCCTCCAACAACATCCAGGAAATATTATCCGATTCCAATGCCACTATCTAGACCTG ACCATACTCGTAAGATAGAGTTGCTGCGCTATCTGATGAGTAGTTACGTGCACGGCAAGGTGCTGGACACGCTGTCCGAGCATGCCAATGCCTTGGCCTCGTCTGCTGTGGCCAGCCTGGAGGATGAAGCTGACCAGCTATCTCACTTCCCCTTCCTTTCAGTGCTCCACGATCCCGTGTTTGTCGTGCCTAGGCACCACG TCCCAGCCACCAAGTTGAACACGATCACCAAGTCCAACCTGGGCCAGTGCGTCAGCAAGTATGACCTCCTCGTCTGGTTTGAGATCAGTGAGCTGGAACCCACTGGAGA ATACATACCAGCTATAGTGGATCACAGTGCGGCGATGCCTTGCCATGGAACATACCTGCTGCACCAG GGGATCCAGCGCCGGATCACTGTGACTCTCATCCACGAAAAGGGTAGCGAGCTCCACTGGAAAGATGTACGCGAACTGGTTGTGG GTCGTATTAGGAGCAAAGCCGAAGTGGACGAACGTGCTGCTGATGCCGTCTTGTCACTTAACATCATTTCTGCCAAGAATATTAAATCGTCCCACAATTCCAACAG GCTGTCTATTGATAAAGATATTGATAG GACCTTCTACCGCTTTGAGGCAGTTTGGGACAGCTCCTTGCACAACTCCCTCCTTCTAAATCGAGTCACTCCTTATGGAGAGAAGATCTATATGACGCTGTCAGCTTATCTGGAG CTTGACCACTGCATACAGCCTGCCATCATCACCAAGGACATCTGCATGGTTTTCTACTCCCGAGATGCAAAGATTTCCCCTCCCCGTTCTCTCAGGAACCTTTTCGGGAGCGGGTATTCTAAAACCCCGGACTG CAACCGTGTCACTGGAATCTACGAGTTGAGTTTGTGCAAGATGTCCGATTCTGGAAGCCCAG GAATGCAGCGTCGAAGGAGGAAGGTCTTGGACACATCAGTGGCGTATGTGCGTGGGGAGGAGAACCTGGCTGGTTGGAGGCCAAGGGGAGACAGTCTCATCCTGGAACATCAATGGGAGCTGGAGAAAATGGAGCAGCTACATGAG GTGGAAAAGACCCGTCACCTCCTCCTGCTGAGAGACAAGTTGGGAGAAACGTCCCCTGTGGGATCAGCGCCAACAACAAAGTCCCTAAGCGAGTTTTTGTCTCCAAGCTTGAGCTCGGGCACCCTGTCCACCTCCACTTCCATCTCCTCGCAAATCTCCAGCACCACCTTTGAAAGTGCCATCACGCCCAGTGAGAGCAGCGGCTACGACTCTGCTGACATTGAGAGCCTGGTGGATCGTGAGAAGGAGCTGGCCACTAAG TGCCTCCACCTCCTGACTCATACCTTCAACAACGAATACAACCAGTTGGTGAACAGCATCAGTGACTGCAAG CTCTCTGACATCTCTCCCATCGGACGTGACCTGTCGATGACAAGCTTCAGCAGCGCCACACTCACCCCTTCCTCCACCTGCCCTTCTCTCTCAGACTCTCGTTGCGGCTCTGTAGAACAGAA GACTCCAGAGAATTGTTCCCGTGCGTCCAGCCCATCCTGCTCAGACTATGAAAACTTTCCCATGGTTCCCAGCCTTGAGGTGTCATACCTAGCACGTGCTGGGAAGAACGAGTTCCTCAACTTAGTGCCTGATATCGAAGAAATGAGACCGGG ATCTGTTGTGTCCAAGAAGGGCTTCCTAAGCTTCATGGAACCACGCTCCAACTCGTGGGTGAAGCATTTTGTAGTCGTTCGTCGACCTTACGTCTTCATCTACAACACTGACAAGGATCCGGTGGAACGGGGGGTCCTCAACCTTTCCACAGCACAAGTGGAATACAGTGAAGACCAGCAGGCCATGCTTAAG ACACCCAACACATTTGCTGTGTGCACAAAGCATCGAGGTATCCTCCTGCAGGCCAACAATGAGAAAGATATGAATGACTGGCTCTACGCATTTAACCCTCTGCTCGCGGGAACGATAAG GTCCAAGCTGGCGAGGAGGCGCAGCGGCCTCATCAAGAACTGA
- the kif1b gene encoding kinesin-like protein KIF1B isoform X25 has protein sequence MSGASVKVAVRVRPFNSRETSKDSKCIIQMQGNSTTILNPKAPKEPAKNFSFDYSYWSHTTPQDPCFAAQNQVYNDIGKEMLQHAFEGYNVCIFAYGQTGAGKSYTMMGKQEEGQEGIIPMLCEDLFEKINAHNNKEELSYSVEVSYMEIYCERVRDLLNPKNKGNLRVREHPLLGPYVEDLSKLAVTSYTDIADLMDAGNKARTVAATNMNETSSRSHAVFTIVFTQKKHDSETDLSTEKVSKISLVDLAGSERADSTGATGTRLKEGANINKSLTTLGKVISALAEVDNSTSKSKKKKKSDFIPYRDSVLTWLLRENLGGNSRTAMVAALSPADINYDETLSTLRYADRAKNIKCNAVINEDPNNKLVRDLKDEVARLKELLRAQGLGDILDTPIGSLTTSPSSGSLSSQGALQSVTSIQERIMSTPGGEEAIERLKESEKIIAELNETWEEKLRKTEAIRMEREALLAEMGVAIREDGGTLGVFSPKKTPHLVNLNEDPLMSECLLYYIKDGVTRVGQADAERRQDIVLSGAHIKEEHCIFRSERNANGNVIVMLVPCEGSETYVNGKRVEDSIQLRSGNRIIMGKNHVFRFNHPEQARAEREKTPSAETPVEPVDWTFAQRELLEKQGIDMKQEMEKRLTEMEILYKKEKEEADQLLEQQRLVYESKLQELQKQVETRSQVAETPDEEELEEEEEEGEVPWTEHEFNLAQWAFRKWRFHQFTSLRDQLWGNAVYLKEANAISVELKKKVQFQFVLLTDTLYSPLPPELLPPEPEKERDSRPFPRTVVAVEVQDLKNGATHYWSLEKLKQRLDQMREMYDRAGEMASTHQEDGGEGTLTGNDPFYDRFHWFKLVGSSPIFNGCVNEHLTERTPSPTFSTTDSEITELADERQSETSDLMDDEAFVDDTSSDAGTEEGSDIFSDGQDPFYDRSPWFILVGRAFVYLSNLLYPVPLVHRVAIVTEKGDVRGFLRVGVQAIAADEEAPDYGSGVRQSGTAKISFDDDYFKKNDFPSTAMTHSGLSLEELRIVEGQGQSSEVNTPLEELNRINDMELKLGKIPESKLPCGDMLPGQLEIGSTFTFRVTVLQTTGVPPEYADIFCQFNFLHRHDEAFSTEPLKNTGKGTPLGFYHVQNISVEVTESFIEYIKTKPIVFEVFGHYQTHPLHLHGQDLISPPTTSRKYYPIPMPLSRPVPATKLNTITKSNLGQCVSKYDLLVWFEISELEPTGEYIPAIVDHSAAMPCHGTYLLHQGIQRRITVTLIHEKGSELHWKDVRELVVGRIRSKAEVDERAADAVLSLNIISAKNIKSSHNSNRLSIDKDIDRTFYRFEAVWDSSLHNSLLLNRVTPYGEKIYMTLSAYLELDHCIQPAIITKDICMVFYSRDAKISPPRSLRNLFGSGYSKTPDCNRVTGIYELSLCKMSDSGSPGMQRRRRKVLDTSVAYVRGEENLAGWRPRGDSLILEHQWELEKMEQLHEVEKTRHLLLLRDKLGETSPVGSAPTTKSLSEFLSPSLSSGTLSTSTSISSQISSTTFESAITPSESSGYDSADIESLVDREKELATKCLHLLTHTFNNEYNQLVNSISDCKLSDISPIGRDLSMTSFSSATLTPSSTCPSLSDSRCGSVEQKTPENCSRASSPSCSDYENFPMVPSLEVSYLARAGKNEFLNLVPDIEEMRPGSVVSKKGFLSFMEPRSNSWVKHFVVVRRPYVFIYNTDKDPVERGVLNLSTAQVEYSEDQQAMLKTPNTFAVCTKHRGILLQANNEKDMNDWLYAFNPLLAGTIRSKLARRRSGLIKN, from the exons CTATTCTTAACCCTAAAGCTCCAAAAGAACCAGCAAAGAACTTCAGTTTTGATTACTCCTACTGGTCCCACACGACA CCGCAAGACCCCTGCTTTGCCGCACAGAACCAAGTGTACAATGACATTGGCAAGGAAATGCTGCAGCATGCCTTTGAGGGGtacaatgtgtgcatttttgcaTATGGCCAGACTGGAGCTGGCAAATCCTACACCATGATGGGCAAACAGGAGGAGGGCCAAGAAGGAATTATTCCCATG CTCTGTGAAGATCTATTTGAGAAAATCAATGCACATAATAACAAAGAGGAGCTCTCCTATTCTGTAGAG GTCAGCTACATGGAAATCTATTGTGAGCGAGTGAGAGATCTGCTCAATCCCAAGAACAAAGGGAATCTCCGAGTGAGAGAACATCCACTTTTGGGCCCTTATGTGGAGGACCTTTCCAAGCTTGCCGTTACGTCTTACACAGACATTGCTGACTTAATGGATGCTGGCAATAAGGCCAG AACTGTGGCTGCCACCAATATGAATGAGACCAGCAGCAGGTCACATGCAGTTTTTAccattgttttcacacagaaAAAACACGACAGCGAGACAGACCTTTCTACTGAAAAG GTCAGCAAAATTAGTCTTGTGGACTTGGCAGGAAGTGAACGAGCAGATTCCACTGGTGCTACAGGCACCAGGCTGAAG GAAGGCGCAAACATTAACAAGTCCCTGACTACGTTAGGAAAGGTCATATCTGCCCTTGCTGAAGTG GATAACTCGACCAGCAAG agcaaaaagaagaagaagtcaGACTTCATTCCATACAGGGACTCCGTTTTGACATGGCTCCTAAGGGAAAATCTCG gtGGAAACTCCAGAACCGCAATGGTTGCTGCACTCAGTCCTGCTGATATCAATTATGATGAAACGCTGAGTACACTGCG CTATGCCGATCGCGCAAAGAACATCAAATGCAATGCTGTTATTAATGAGGATCCCAACAATAAACTGGTGCGTGATCTGAAGGATGAAGTTGCTCGACTGAAGGAGCTGCTGCGTGCACAAGGACTGGGAGATATCTTGGACA CCCCTATCGGTTCCCTGACAACCTCCCCATCCTCTGGCTCACTGAGCAGCCAGGGGGCCCTCCAGTCGGTTACCAGCATCCAGGAGCGCATCATGTCCACTCCTGGTGGAGAGGAAGCTATTGAAAGGCTCAAG GAATCTGAAAAGATCATTGCTGAGCTCAATGAAACCTGGGAAGAGAAGCTTCGGAAGACCGAGGCAATCCGAATGGAGAG GGAAGCATTACTTGCAGAAATGGGCGTGGCAATCCGAGAAGATGGAGGCACTTTGGGggttttttctcctaaaaag ACTCCTCACCTGGTTAACTTGAACGAGGATCCCCTCATGTCTGAGTGCCTGCTGTATTACATCAAGGACGGAGTTACAAG GGTCGGACAGGCTGATGCTGAAAGACGGCAGGATATTGTCTTGAGTGGTGCTCATATCAAGGAGGAGCACTGTATTTTCCGTAGCGAGAGGAACGCCAATGGCAATG TGATCGTCATGCTTGTCCCCTGTGAGGGATCAGAGACCTACGTCAATGGCAAGCGTGTTGAGGACTCAATCCAACTGCGTTCAG GAAACCGTATTATTATGGGAAAAAATCACGTGTTCCGCTTTAACCACCCTGAGCAAGCCAGGGCAGAAAGGGAAAAAACGCCATCGGCCGAGACCCCCGTTGAACCGGTAGACTGGACCTTTGCTCAGAGGGAGTTGCTGGAGAAACAAGGCATAGATATGAAACAGGAAATGGAGAAAAG GCTAACTGAGATGGAAATCCTTTATAAGAAGGAGAAGGAAGAAGCCGACCAACTTCTTGAACAGCAGAGGCTG GTTTATGAGAGCAAACTGCAGGAACTTCAGAAACAGGTTGAGACGCGTTCACAGGTTGCCGAAACGCCTGATGAGGAAGAgctagaggaggaggaggaggaaggggaaG TGCCGTGGACTGAGCACGAGTTCAACCTCGCTCAATGGGCCTTCAGGAAGTGGCGATTCCACCAGTTCACATCGCTCCGGGACCAGCTTTGGGGAAACGCCGTCTACCTGAAGGAGGCTAATGCTATCAGTGTGGAACTTAAAAAGAAA GTACAGTTCCAGTTTGTCTTATTGACGGACACACTGTATTCGCCACTGCCCCCCGAGCTCTTACCACCGGAACCTGAAAAAGAACGCGATTCCAGGCCATTTCCTCGCACCGTGGTGGCCGTTGAGGTCCAAGACCTAAAGAATGGAGCCACACACTACTGGTCCCTGGAGAAACTCAA gcagCGTCTGGACCAGATGCGTGAGATGTATGACCGTGCAGGAGAAATGGCTTCAACGCATCAAGAGGATGGCGGAGAAGGCACtttgacaggaaatgaccccTTCTATGATCGCTTCCATTGGTTCAAGCTTGTAGGGAG CTCCCCTATCTTCAACGGTTGCGTAAACGAGCATCTGACCGAACGCACGCCTTCGCCCACCTTCTCCACCACCGACTCTGAGATCACCGAGTTGGCGGACGAGCGGCAGAGCGAGACGTCTGACTTGATGGACGACGAGGCCTTCGTGGATGATACCAGCTCAGACGCCGGCACGGAGGAGGGCTCGGATATCTTCAGCGATGGCCAGGACCCCTTCTATGACCGCTCCCCCTGGTTCATCCTGGTGGGAAG AGCTTTCGTGTACCTGAGCAACCTGCTATACCCTGTTCCATTGGTTCATCGTGTTGCCATAGTAACAGAGAAAGGTGACGTGCGAGGATTCTTGCGTGTGGGGGTTCAAGCCATAGCTG CTGATGAGGAAGCCCCTGACTATGGGTCTGGGGTGCGACAGTCTGGAACCGCCAAGATCTCCTTTGATGATGACTACTTTAAGAAA AATGATTTCCCATCCACAGCAATGACCCACTCTGGCTTATCGTTAGAAGAGTTACGTATTGTGGAGGGTCAGGGTCAGAGTTCAGAGGTCAACACCCCATTAGAGGAGCTCAACAGAATTAATGACATGG AACTCAAATTGGGAAAAATTCCAGAGAGTAAGCTTCCTTGTGGCGACATGCTACCAGGCCAGCTGGAGATAGGCAGCACCTTCACCTTCCGCGTGACCGTACTCCAGACCACTGGTGTTCCGCCTGAATATGCGGATATCTTCTGCCAGTTCAA TTTCTTGCATCGTCATGATGAAGCGTTTTCCACGGAGCCCTTGAAAAACACTGGCAAAGGCACACCGTTGGGATTTTATCATGTCCAAAAC ATTTCAGTGGAGGTGACCGAGTCCTTTATCGAATACATAAAGACCAAACCCATCGTGTTCGAAGTGTTCGGCCACTACCAGACACACCCGTTGCATCTTCATGGCCAGGACCTCATCAG TCCTCCAACAACATCCAGGAAATATTATCCGATTCCAATGCCACTATCTAGACCTG TCCCAGCCACCAAGTTGAACACGATCACCAAGTCCAACCTGGGCCAGTGCGTCAGCAAGTATGACCTCCTCGTCTGGTTTGAGATCAGTGAGCTGGAACCCACTGGAGA ATACATACCAGCTATAGTGGATCACAGTGCGGCGATGCCTTGCCATGGAACATACCTGCTGCACCAG GGGATCCAGCGCCGGATCACTGTGACTCTCATCCACGAAAAGGGTAGCGAGCTCCACTGGAAAGATGTACGCGAACTGGTTGTGG GTCGTATTAGGAGCAAAGCCGAAGTGGACGAACGTGCTGCTGATGCCGTCTTGTCACTTAACATCATTTCTGCCAAGAATATTAAATCGTCCCACAATTCCAACAG GCTGTCTATTGATAAAGATATTGATAG GACCTTCTACCGCTTTGAGGCAGTTTGGGACAGCTCCTTGCACAACTCCCTCCTTCTAAATCGAGTCACTCCTTATGGAGAGAAGATCTATATGACGCTGTCAGCTTATCTGGAG CTTGACCACTGCATACAGCCTGCCATCATCACCAAGGACATCTGCATGGTTTTCTACTCCCGAGATGCAAAGATTTCCCCTCCCCGTTCTCTCAGGAACCTTTTCGGGAGCGGGTATTCTAAAACCCCGGACTG CAACCGTGTCACTGGAATCTACGAGTTGAGTTTGTGCAAGATGTCCGATTCTGGAAGCCCAG GAATGCAGCGTCGAAGGAGGAAGGTCTTGGACACATCAGTGGCGTATGTGCGTGGGGAGGAGAACCTGGCTGGTTGGAGGCCAAGGGGAGACAGTCTCATCCTGGAACATCAATGGGAGCTGGAGAAAATGGAGCAGCTACATGAG GTGGAAAAGACCCGTCACCTCCTCCTGCTGAGAGACAAGTTGGGAGAAACGTCCCCTGTGGGATCAGCGCCAACAACAAAGTCCCTAAGCGAGTTTTTGTCTCCAAGCTTGAGCTCGGGCACCCTGTCCACCTCCACTTCCATCTCCTCGCAAATCTCCAGCACCACCTTTGAAAGTGCCATCACGCCCAGTGAGAGCAGCGGCTACGACTCTGCTGACATTGAGAGCCTGGTGGATCGTGAGAAGGAGCTGGCCACTAAG TGCCTCCACCTCCTGACTCATACCTTCAACAACGAATACAACCAGTTGGTGAACAGCATCAGTGACTGCAAG CTCTCTGACATCTCTCCCATCGGACGTGACCTGTCGATGACAAGCTTCAGCAGCGCCACACTCACCCCTTCCTCCACCTGCCCTTCTCTCTCAGACTCTCGTTGCGGCTCTGTAGAACAGAA GACTCCAGAGAATTGTTCCCGTGCGTCCAGCCCATCCTGCTCAGACTATGAAAACTTTCCCATGGTTCCCAGCCTTGAGGTGTCATACCTAGCACGTGCTGGGAAGAACGAGTTCCTCAACTTAGTGCCTGATATCGAAGAAATGAGACCGGG ATCTGTTGTGTCCAAGAAGGGCTTCCTAAGCTTCATGGAACCACGCTCCAACTCGTGGGTGAAGCATTTTGTAGTCGTTCGTCGACCTTACGTCTTCATCTACAACACTGACAAGGATCCGGTGGAACGGGGGGTCCTCAACCTTTCCACAGCACAAGTGGAATACAGTGAAGACCAGCAGGCCATGCTTAAG ACACCCAACACATTTGCTGTGTGCACAAAGCATCGAGGTATCCTCCTGCAGGCCAACAATGAGAAAGATATGAATGACTGGCTCTACGCATTTAACCCTCTGCTCGCGGGAACGATAAG GTCCAAGCTGGCGAGGAGGCGCAGCGGCCTCATCAAGAACTGA